One Spodoptera frugiperda isolate SF20-4 chromosome 30, AGI-APGP_CSIRO_Sfru_2.0, whole genome shotgun sequence genomic window carries:
- the LOC118271422 gene encoding uncharacterized protein LOC118271422, with amino-acid sequence MSSQQLIANELLAFIQNAIDTMDEVSIMQICKSNFKEDEISKGKMLLFQTTGKLDQMPSRRRDGTDKSVQDIITFMKATDPDDVPTFVAKELHKLPPVTFDHVDVTRLLKDITSLKSSLAQMQCKLESSDATIQELRAEIVLLRNAVSESRSQDEANVNTRRGAQNVSVSSFASAKLNSSPSANNEVDAPCPAAPRVSPRAENTSREATSTPKVAYAAIAAANTTAATLPKQPKRGKQNRRCESVSRIPVQRCPGKPECDEDGFIKVQKKKKKPTSRNQCGTGLTGPNMLLRPAVPTMLLYVSRLHHTTKVEDIVEYVKVKTNWTLRVVRLEPRQNTNFKSFVVRVPTQHLEKFLKAEFWPKGVIYRRFRGRLRDTEQRNTTPRIVTSCDLNN; translated from the coding sequence ATGAGTTCACAACAACTTATCGCAAACGAGCTGTTGGCATTCATACAAAATGCTATCGACACCATGGACGAGGTCAGCATCATGCAGATTTGCAAGTCGAACTTCAAGGAAGACGAGATCAGCAAAGGCAAGATGCTGCTCTTCCAAACGACTGGGAAGCTGGACCAAATGCCATCGAGGAGGAGAGATGGTACGGATAAAAGCGTCCAAGACATCATCACCTTTATGAAGGCGACCGACCCTGACGACGTTCCGACTTTTGTAGCGAAGGAGCTACATAAGTTGCCGCCCGTCACTTTCGACCACGTAGATGTCACCAGGCTGCTGAAAGATATTACATCGTTGAAGTCAAGCCTGGCCCAGATGCAGTGCAAGTTGGAGTCGTCTGATGCTACCATCCAGGAACTGCGTGCCGAGATAGTGTTGTTACGCAATGCTGTTTCGGAAAGTAGGTCTCAAGACGAAGCCAACGTGAACACACGTCGCGGGGCGCAAAACGTTTCAGTCAGCAGTTTTGCATCGGCGAAACTGAACTCATCGCCTAGTGCAAATAATGAGGTCGATGCACCGTGCCCCGCCGCTCCTCGTGTCTCTCCACGTGCAGAGAACACGTCACGCGAAGCTACGTCGACCCCCAAAGTAGCTTACGCCGCAATTGCTGCCGCAAACACGACAGCTGCTACGCTACCTAAGCAGCCaaaaaggggtaagcagaaccGGCGCTGTGAATCCGTATCAAGGATTCCGGTACAGCGCTGTCCAGGAAAGCCTGAGTGTGATGAGGATGGCTTCATCAAAGttcaaaagaagaagaagaagcctACTTCTCGCAATCAGTGCGGTACTGGACTGACCGGACCAAACATGCTGCTGCGTCCAGCTGTGCCTACGATGCTGCTGTATGTGTCCCGACTACACCACACCACGAAGGTTGAGGACATCGTGGAGTATGTGAAGGTGAAGACCAACTGGACCTTGAGGGTCGTAAGGTTGGAACCGCGTCAAAATACCAACTTCAAGTCGTTTGTGGTGCGAGTTCCAACTCAACATCTCGAGAAGTTCCTCAAGGCAGAATTTTGGCCGAAGGGTGTCATATACCGACGTTTTCGAGGCAGGCTACGTGACACCGAGCAGCGTAATACGACGCCACGCATCGTCACATCGTGTGaccttaataattaa